One window of the Melopsittacus undulatus isolate bMelUnd1 chromosome 20 unlocalized genomic scaffold, bMelUnd1.mat.Z SUPER_20_unloc_1, whole genome shotgun sequence genome contains the following:
- the NCSTN gene encoding nicastrin yields the protein MAARRAWGGPAMAAAAGGCWAPLPACLRLLRGLLLAALAAGSCQGNSVERKIYIPLNKTAPCVRLLNATHQIGCQSSISGDTGVIHVVEKEEDLSWVLADGPHPPYMVLLDGSLFNRRVMQQLKGTSRVSGLAVAIAKPSPPQGFSPGLKCPNDGFGVYSKDYGPQFAHCNKTVWNPVGSGLSYEDFHFPIFLLEDANETQVIKQCYQDHNVPRDGSGPEYPLCAMQLFSHMHAVTSTVTCMRRSSLQSTFSINPEVVCDPLLDYNVWSTLHPINSSGKVDPEKEVIIVATRIDSHSFFWNIAPGAESAVSSFVTHLAAAEALHKASDVHLLQRNIMFTFFQGETFDYIGSSRMVYDMEKDKFPLRLDNIHSFVELNQVALRNDSVLWMHTDPVSRMNESVDVQVRNLLDILGSSSLGANVTLQEAGFSQPLPPSSFQRFLRARHIPGVVLTDHRTAFQNRYYQSMYDTPENIRMQYPEGLSPEETLEYVTDTAKSLAEVATVVARALYRLAGGANSTSAIQADPRTVSRMLYGFLIKMNNSWFQSIIKPDLKGILGDVPQHYVAVSSPVNTTYLVQYVLANLTGTVVNFTKEECLNPEKSPNSETEMYDYAWVQGSLDPNSTSRVPYCVRSTVHLSKALSPAFELRQWGSTEYSTWTESRWKEIRARIFLVASRELEIITLLVGIAILVFSLLATYFINAKADVLFSIPQDPGAVAY from the exons ATGGCGGCGAGGAGAGCGTGGGGGGGACCGGCGATGGCGGCcgctgctgggggctgctgggctCCGCTCCCGGCCTGCCTGAGGCTGCTCCGGGGGCTGCTCCTGGCCGCGCTGGCAGCGG GGTCCTGCCAGGGGAACTCGGTGGAGAGGAAGATCTACATCCCCCTGAACAAAACGGCCCCGTGCGTCCGGCTCCTGAATGCCACCCACCAGATCGGCTGCCAGT CCTCCATCAGTGGAGACACAGGGGTGATCCATGTggtggagaaggaggaggacCTGAGCTGGGTGCTGGCTGATGGCCCACACCCACCCTACATGGTCCTGCTGGATGGGAGCCTCTTCAACAG GAGGGtaatgcagcagctgaagggaaCCTCACGAGTGTCTGGCCTTGCTGTGGCCATTGCCAAGCCAAGCCCTCCCCAGGGATTCTCTCCTGGTTTGAAGTGCCCCAATGATGGGTTTG gTGTCTATTCCAAAGATTATGGCCCTCAGTTTGCACACTGCAATAAGACCGTGTGGAATCCTGTGGGGAGTGGGCTTTCATATGAGGATTTTCACTTCCCTATTTTTCTCCTCGAAGATGCCAATGAGACACAAGTCATTAAGCAG TGTTATCAAGACCATAACGTCCCTCGTGATGGATCTGGCCCCGAGTACCCTCTCTGTGCCATGCAGCTTTTCTCCCACATGCATGCTGTCACCAGCACTGTCACCTGCATGAGACGCAGCTCCCTCCAAAGCACCTTCAGCATTAATCCAG AGGTTGTCTGTGATCCTCTTCTTGATTACAACGTGTGGAGCACTTTGCACCCTATAAATTCCTCTGGGAAAGTCGATCCTGAGAAGGAAGTTATTATTGTCGCCACACGA ATTGACAGCCATTCCTTCTTCTGGAACATTGCACCCGGGGCAGAGAGTGCTGTCTCTTCTTTTGTGACccacttggctgctgctgaagcccTTCACAAAGCATCAGATGTTCATTTGCTGCAAAGGAATATAATGTTCACCTTCTTCCAAGGG gAGACCTTTGATTACATTGGCAGCTCACGAATGGTGTATGATATGGAAAAAGACAAGTTTCCTCTCCGCTTGGACAACATTCATTCATTTGTGGAGTTGAATCAG GTGGCTCTGAGGAATGACTCTGTTCTATGGATGCATACGGACCCGGTCTCTCGGATGAATGAATCTGTAGATGTACAG GTTAGAAACTTGCTGGATatcctggggagcagcagcctgggagcaAACGTGACTTTGCAGGAAGCTGGATTCTCGCAGCCTCTTCCCCCATCCTCCTTCCAGCGCTTCCTTCGGGCTCGGCACATCCCTGGAGTAGTCCTGACTGACCACAGAACTGCCTTCCAGAACAG ATACTACCAGAGCATGTACGACACTCCAGAGAACATCCGGATGCAATACCCTGAGGGGCTTAGCCCTGAGGAGACCTTGGAGTATGTCACGGATACAGCCAAG TCCCTGGCAGAAGTTGCCACAGTGGTCGCCCGTGCTCTCTACCGCCTTGCAGGGGGAGCCAACAGCACCTCTGCTATTCAGGCAGATCCAAGAACG GTCTCTCGAATGCTGTATGGCTTTCTGATTAAAATGAATAATTCCTGGTTTCAGTCCATCATTAAACCAGACTTAAAAGGAATTCTGG GTGATGTTCCCCAGCACTATGTGGCTGTTTCCAGCCCTGTGAACACTACCTACCTTGTGCAGTATGTCCTGGCCAACCTCACGGGCACTGTCGTTAACTTCACCAAGGAGGAGTGCTTGAACCCTGAAAAATCACCCAACAGTGAGACAGAA ATGTATGACTATGCCTGGGTGCAGGGTTCCCTGGATCCCAACTCCACATCCCGAGTCCCCTACTGTGTTCGGTCAACTGTTCACCTAAGCAAAGCCCTCTCTCCTGCCTTTGAGCTGAGGCAGTGGGGATCTACAGAGTATTCCACATGGACAGAGAGTCGGTGGAAAGAGATCCGGGCCCGAATATTTCTGGTTGCCAGCAGGGAGCTAGAG ATAATCACTTTGCTTGTGGGCATTGCCATTCTGGTCTTCTCTCTCCTGGCCACCTATTTCATCAACGCCAAAGCGGATGTACTGTTTAGCATCCCCCAAGACCCTGGGGCTGTGGCTTACTGA